From Pongo pygmaeus isolate AG05252 chromosome 1, NHGRI_mPonPyg2-v2.0_pri, whole genome shotgun sequence, one genomic window encodes:
- the LOC129039409 gene encoding LOW QUALITY PROTEIN: putative olfactory receptor 10J6 (The sequence of the model RefSeq protein was modified relative to this genomic sequence to represent the inferred CDS: inserted 1 base in 1 codon; deleted 1 base in 1 codon) gives MEQQRLHKNISTSFLVRWYDGLDMVCLLPPNIILKFYSQYGVVGRKNLTELTEFVFLGFSRFHKHQITXVVFLILYTLTVAGNAIITTIICTDRYLHTPMYFFLSMLASSETVYTLVIIPQMLSSLVTQTTQPISLAGCTTQMFFFVTLAINNCFLLTVMGYDHYVAICNPLRYIVIMSKRVCVQLVCGAFSIRLAMAAVQVTSIFTLHFCHRMVSHFFCDILPVMKLSCINTTINEIINFVVSLFVILVPMGLVFISHVLISTVLKIVLAECQKKTFATCASHLTVVIVHYGCVSITYLMPKSENSIEQDLLLSVT, from the exons ATGGAGCAGCAGCGGCTTCATAAGAACATTTCAACCTCATTTCTGGTGAGGTGGTATgatggtttggatatggtttgtttgcTGCCACCAAACATCATCTTGAAATTTTATTCCCAATATGGTGTTGTTGGAAG AAAGAACCTCACAGAGTTAACAGAGTTTGTTTTCCTGGGATTCTCCAGATTCCACAAACATCAGATCA CTGTGGTTTTTCTCATCCTGTATACATTAACCGTGGCTGGCAATGCCATCATCACGACCATCATCTGCACTGACCGTtacctccacacccccatgtacttcttcctgaGCATGCTGGCTAGCTCAGAGACAGTGTACACACTGGTCATCATTCCACAGATGCTCTCCAGCCTCGTAACCCAGACC ACCCAGCCAATCTCCCTAGCAGGTTGTACTACCCAAATGTTCTTCTTTGTTACCTTGGCCATCAACAATTGCTTCTTGCTCACAGTGATGGGCTATGACCACTACGTGGCCATCTGCAATCCCTTGAGATACATTGTCATTATGAGCAAGAGGGTGTGTGTCCAGCTGGTGTGTGGAGCCTTCAGCATTCGCCTGGCCATGGCAGCTGTCCAGGTAACATCCATATTTACCTTACATTTTTGTCACAGGATGGTTAGTCATTTCTTCTGTGACATCCTCCCTGTCATGAAACTCTCCTGTATTAATACCACTATCAATGAGATAATCAATTTTGTTGTCAGTTTATTTGTCATCCTGGTCCCCATGGGTCTGGTCTTCATCTCCCATGTCCTCATCTCCACTGTCCTCAAGATTGTCTTAGCTGAGTGTCAGAAGAAGACCTTTGCCACCTGTGCCTCCCACCTCACTGTGGTCATTGTCCATTATGGCTGTGTCTCCATTACCTACCTCATGCCCAAGTCAGAAAACTCTATAGAACAAGACCTCCTTCTCTCAGTGACCTAA
- the APCS gene encoding serum amyloid P-component translates to MNKLLLWVSVLTSLLEAFAHTDLSGKVFVFPRESVTDHVNLITPLEKPLQNFTLCFRAYTDLSRAYSLFSYNTQGKDNELLIYKERVGEYSLYIGRQKVTSKVIEKFPAPVHICASWESSSGIAEFWINGTPLVKKGLRQGYSVEAQPKIVLGQEQDSYGGKFDKSQSFVGEIGDLYMWDSVLPPEEILSAYQGTPLPANILDWRALNYEIRGYVIIKPLVWV, encoded by the exons ATGAACAAGCTGCTGCTTTGGGTCTCTGTCCTCACCAGCCTCCTGGAAGCCTTTGCTCACACAG ACCTCAGTGGGAAGGTGTTTGTATTTCCTAGAGAATCTGTTACTGATCACGTAAacttgatcacaccactggagaAGCCTCTACAGAACTTTACCTTGTGTTTTCGAGCCTATACTGATCTCTCTCGTGCCTACAGCCTCTTCTCCTACAATACCCAGGGCAAGGATAATGAGctactaatttataaagaaagagttGGAGAGTATAGTCTATACATTGGAAGACAAAAAGTTACATCCAAAGTTATCGAAAAGTTCCCAGCTCCAGTGCACATCTGTGCTAGCTGGGAGTCCTCATCAGGTATTGCTGAATTTTGGATCAATGGGACACCTTTGGTGAAAAAGGGTCTGCGACAGGGTTACTCTGTGGAAGCTCAGCCCAAGATTGTCCTGGGGCAGGAGCAGGATTCCTATGGGGGCAAGTTTGATAAGAGCCAGTCCTTTGTGGGAGAGATTGGGGATTTGTACATGTGGGACTCTGTGCTGCCCCCAGAAGAGATCCTGTCTGCCTATCAGGGTACTCCTCTCCCTGCCAATATCCTGGACTGGCGGGCTCTGAACTATGAAATCAGAGGATATGTCATCATCAAACCCTTGGTGTGGGTCTGA